One stretch of Halichoerus grypus chromosome 8, mHalGry1.hap1.1, whole genome shotgun sequence DNA includes these proteins:
- the NGB gene encoding neuroglobin: MERPEPELIRQSWRAVSRSPLEHGTVLFARLFDLEPDLLPLFQYNCRQFSSPKDCLSSPEFLDHIRKVMLVIDTAVTNVEDLSSLEEYLAGLGKKHRAVGVRLSSFSTVGESLLYMLEKCLGPAFTPAVRAAWSQLYAAVVQAMSRGWDGE; the protein is encoded by the exons ATGGAGCGCCCGGAGCCCGAGCTGATCCGGCAGAGCTGGCGGGCGGTGAGCCGCAGCCCGCTGGAGCACGGCACCGTGCTGTTCGCCAG GCTGTTTGACCTGGAGCCCGACCTGCTGCCGCTCTTCCAGTACAACTGTCGCCAGTTCTCCAGCCCCAAGGACTGCCTGTCGTCCCCCGAGTTCCTGGACCACATCAGGAAG GTGATGCTCGTGATTGACACTGCAGTGACCAATGTAGAGGACCTGTCCTCGCTGGAGGAGTACCTCGCTGGCCTGGGCAAGAAGCACCGTGCAGTGGGTGTGAGGCTCAGCTCCTTCTCG ACGGTGGGTGAGTCCCTGCTCTACATGCTGGAGAAGTGCCTGGGCCCCGCGTTCACACCAGCCGTGCGGGCCGCCTGGAGCCAGCTCTACGCGGCCGTGGTACAGGCCATGAGTCGAGGCTGGGATGGCGAGTAA